A region from the Bactrocera dorsalis isolate Fly_Bdor chromosome 1, ASM2337382v1, whole genome shotgun sequence genome encodes:
- the LOC105224412 gene encoding carboxylesterase 1E: MIVMATQVQAFSVNFIASKVVKLLFVSFVILASALIFCDASLTEDGLQHTRVKRIVGGRQSKAPPPDDPVVFTRTFNRDARVEGFRNVRTGIYSFLGMYYAEPPIGLLRYARPVYKRMAGDINATQYGSPCVQPDPYDPRRVVGNENCLLLNVFTPRMPDESTGLPVYVWIHPGGFRYGSAAQYDATPMAQQGIIVVTPQYRLGSLGIMGDGTKEFDGNLAIFDMAAALRWVNDYIHHFGGDPKQVKAIGHGSGAASAMYLSMSRSARSASDISGVVAMSGTALSQYATDKEPVQSVEEVASINGCPKTNELAIVQCLREKSAEEIIQNDSQVQTERLAGRAIVKGLTGSAGFTPHIEGENDGRALPSLIVGAPEEQLRSGNFTPIPLLTGVTKHETANAVSIGTLNRIFGSVEQFLNSLTDVLKDLTGFLRVDKVTGEILKPVLPGLTSALTPTLNDLLKVPETLNVDQVLSKVVETTTDILFNLPAVLTTQVWSQIAPSFMYSFEYNGTHSKGIHFLRGLPIVSEQASNNNPEIVAHGDELGYMFDANDLFGNPIAEAKLVDEEELKVRKNLIGMLVTFAKSVGTENKKEAGGVSLFKSVTGKGVPFIKVNTELSADSDFRFCELSVLGASLTPLTSTTCESLGGLLTPLTGVVGGALDGVGGVLGGGDGDNGGVVDNLGNTLGGVLGGGGGGRPGGGRGSGEQSNGGSGLLGGVGGRPGGGRGSGEQSNSGGGLLGGGGLLG, encoded by the exons ATGATCGTTATGGCTACGCAAGTTCAAGCATTTTCAGTTAATTTTATTGCCAGCAAAGTGGTTAAACtgctttttgtttcttttgtgaTTTTGGCAAGCGCGTTAATTTTCTGTGATGCGTCACTTACAGAAGACGGTTTGCAGCATACACGTGTGAAACGTATTGTGGGTGGTCGCCAATCGAAAGCGCCACCTCCCGACGATCCGGTCGTATTTACGCGCACCTTCAATCGCGATGCACGCGTCGAAGGTTTTCGGAATGTACGCACCGGCATCTACTCGTTCCTCGGCATGTACTATGCCGAACCGCCAATTGGTCTATTACGTTATGCGCGTCCAGTCTACAAGCGTATGGCCGGTGATATTAATGCGACACAATATGGCTCGCCTTGCGTACAACCAGATCCATATGATCCGAGACGCGTGGTGGGTAATGAAAATTGTTTACTACTTAACGTGTTTACACCACGCATGCCGGATGAAAGCACCGGTTTGCCAGTCTACGTTTGGATACATCCGGGTGGGTTTCGTTATGGTTCCGCCGCGCAGTATGACGCGACACCTATGGCGCAGCAAGGTATAATAGTCGTAACGCCACAATACCGACTTGGTTCGTTGGGTATAATGGGTGATGGCACTAAGGAGTTCGACGGCAATTTGGCGATCTTCGATATGGCTGCCGCCTTGCGTTGGGTTAACGATTATATACATCATTTTGGCGGCGATCCAAAACAAGTCAAGGCTATTGGTCATGGTTCGGGCGCAGCGAGTGCAATGTATTTGTCAATGTCACGTTCGGCACGCAGCGCGAGTGATATATCGGGTGTGGTGGCGATGTCCGGTACGGCATTGTCGCAATATGCGACGGACAAGGAACCCGTACAGAGTGTGGAAGAGGTGGCGAGCATTAATGGTTGTCCGAAAACGAATGAGCTGGCGATTGTGCAGTGTTTGAGAGAG AAATCCGCCGAGGAAATTATACAAAATGACTCGCAAGTCCAAACGGAACGTCTCGCCGGCCGCGCCATTGTTAAAGGTCTCACTGGCAGTGCCGGTTTCACGCCGCACATCGAGGGCGAAAACGATGGACGTGCCTTACCAAGCTTAATAGTGGGTGCACCAGAGGAACAACTACGTAGTGGCAACTTCACACCTATACCGTTGTTAACGGGTGTCACAAAACATGAGACCGCGAACGCAGTTAGCATCGGCACGCTCAATCGTATCTTCGGTTCGGTAGAACAATTTCTCAATTCACTCACCGACGTTCTGAAAGACTTAACTGGCTTTTTGCGTGTCGATAAAGTCACTGGCGAAATCTTAAAACCCGTCTTGCCCGGTCTAACATCGGCTTTGACACCAACGCTCAACGATCTGCTCAAAGTGCCGGAGACATTAAATGTGGATCAAGTGTTGTCGAAG GTTGTTGAAACCACCACCGACATACTCTTCAATCTGCCCGCTGTTCTAACCACGCAAGTGTGGTCTCAAATCGCACCTTCATTTATGTATAGCTTCGAATATAACGGCACACATTCGAAGGGTATACATTTCTTGCGTGGTCTACCGATCGTTTCGGAGCAAGCTAGTAATAATAACCCAGAAATAGTAGCGCATGGTGACGAACTGGGCTACATGTTTGATGCAAATGATCTGTTCGGCAATCCCATAGCCGAAGCGAAGCTGGTCGATGAAGAAGAACTGAAAGTGCGTAAAAATTTGATTGGTATGTTGGTGACGTTCGCCAAATCAGTTGGCACGGAAAATAAGAAAGAGGCTGGCGGAGTCTCGCTTTTTAAAAGCGTGACCGGCAAAGGTGTGCCCTTCATAAAAGTGAATACGGAACTAAGTGCCGACAgtgattttcgtttttgtgaGCTCTCAGTGTTAGGCGCCTCATTAACACCGCTGACTTCCACGACTTGTGAAAGTTTAGGCGGTTTGCTGACACCGTTAACGGGTGTAGTTGGTGGAGCGCTGGACGGTGTTGGCGGCGTGCTCGGCGGCGGTGATGGAGACAATGGCGGTGTAGTGGATAATCTTGGAAATACTTTAGGTGGAGTGCtgggtggtggtggtggtggtagaCCTGGTGGTGGTCGAGGATCCGGCGAACAATCAAATGGCGGCAGTGGTCTTcttggtggtgttggtggtagaCCCGGTGGTGGTCGCGGATCCGGCGAACAATCGAATAGCGGTGGTGGTCTGCTTGGCGGTGGTGGTTTGCTGGGTTGA